The Heliorestis convoluta genome includes the window ATAGACACGCCATGCAAAAACGGACATAAAGACAGCGAAAAAGGCCCAACGAGTTTCCTTGGCTTTAAGCCACTTCGGTATCGCTTTTTTCTTGTTGTGGCCTAGAAACTTATCATAGAGAAAGCCTCGTGGACAAAGAGTGCCACACCACTTGCGACCTGCAAAGATAGAAATTCCAATGGCTGTTACCATACAAAGAGCCATAACATATCCAAAAAGCGGATAGATAAGCCCCAAAGTTAGATAAGATAGTGTAATTAAAAAAGCGTAATCTTTGTACTTAGCAAACATACCCCATACCTCCAATATAAAAACTAGCGCTATTATAGCACATGGATCGCCCATACGGTAGGGGGGTATAAAAAACTTAACATATTTGTGAAACTTTTTGCGGGTTCATAATCCGAATTCTTCTAATTCTTATGTAAGCACTATCTGTCAGCAAACGCCAAAAGCTCTACCTCCACTGAATCTCAACCATCCCCTGACTTCGCAAAAAGGCATTGGCCTGAGAAAAAGGGCGACTGCCAAAAAAACCACGATGAGCCGAAAGGGGACTGGGGTGGACCGACTGAATTATAAGATGATGAGCAGCAGTAATCAACGATTTCTTATCCTGGGCGTTTTTGCCCCAGAGAATAAAAACAACGGGCTTCTCTCGTTCATTCAGCTTGCGAATTACCTGATCGGTAAAAAATTCCCAACCCTTTCCTTTATGCGAATTGGCTTGCCCGGCCCGAACTGTCAAAACCGTATTCAGCAACAAGACCCCTTGCTGTGCCCAGTGCACCAAAGAACCAGAAGAAGGAAAAGGACAGCCTAGATCGCTTTGAAGTTCCTTAAAAATATTTTGCAAAGAAGGTGGCAAAGGTTGACCCGGAGGCACAGAAAAACTCAAGCCATGAGCCTGCCCAGGCCCGTGATAGGGATCTTGCCCTAAAATGACTACTTTCGTATTTTCATAGGAAGTATAATGAAGAGCATTAAAAATATCATACATATCAGGGTACACAAGACCACTCTGGTACTCTTTTTTCAAAAATTTTCGCAGTTCTATGTAATAATCTTTTTGAAACTCCTCTTCCAAAAGAGGAGCCCAATCGTTCCGCAAAATGGCCATATCGTCTACTCCTTTCTGAAATTCAATTCCATCTACCCCACCAAAAAGCCTTTTTTTCAAAGACAACGCAGAAACAGGCAGGATTTGGTTAACATACCGAAGAATAATAAACTTTCAAAAATAGATTTATAAAAGGGCGAACCAGAAACTGTCGTCCTCGTCCAAGAATAAGACAAGATAAAGTAAGATAAAGACAAGAAAGGCAGGCAAAAGCATTGCAAGGTGAAGTAATCGTAGAAGGTTCCATTCTACTCAACCTAGACGATGTTGTTCAAGTAAGTGCCACCTTTAAAAATAACTTGAAACAACCGGTCATTTTTGA containing:
- a CDS encoding uracil-DNA glycosylase, which translates into the protein MAILRNDWAPLLEEEFQKDYYIELRKFLKKEYQSGLVYPDMYDIFNALHYTSYENTKVVILGQDPYHGPGQAHGLSFSVPPGQPLPPSLQNIFKELQSDLGCPFPSSGSLVHWAQQGVLLLNTVLTVRAGQANSHKGKGWEFFTDQVIRKLNEREKPVVFILWGKNAQDKKSLITAAHHLIIQSVHPSPLSAHRGFFGSRPFSQANAFLRSQGMVEIQWR